TGTAGTTGAGAGGTACACATTGTAATCTATACTGTAGTCGAGAGGTACACATTGTACTCTATACTGTAGTCGAGAGGTACACACTGTAATCTATACTGTAGTCGAGAGGTACACATTGTAATCTATACTGTAGTCGAGAGGTACACATTGTAATCTATACTGTAGTCGAGAGGTACACATTGTAATCTATACTGTAGTCGAGAGGTACACATTGTAATCTATACTGTAGTCGAGAGGTACACATTGTAATCTATACTGTAGTCGAGAGGTACACATTGTACTCTATACTGTAGTCGAGAGGTACACATTGTAATCTATACTGTAGTTGAGAGGTACACATTGTAATCTATACTGTAGTCGAGAGGTACACATTGTAATCTATACTGTAGTTGAGAGGTACACATTGTAATCTATACTGTAGTCGAGAGGTACACATTGTAATCTATACTGTAGTTGAGAGGTACATGTCTATTTAATTCTTCTAGATGATAACTTATCTCATGATCAAACTATTAAAAGGTATTAATGATGTGTGTCAAATGGATCTCTTTGTACCTGAGGACACTATATTGTACTTTCTGATTTTACTTCTTCagcaataaaatatttgaacaaaaaataaaataaaataataagcaATTCGTATCTTAACTTGGGTCTAAAATCAGGAATTGGCAAGTTTGAGTGTGATGAGCACCAATTTCAAATATCTTAATGGTCGACATGATTTTTCCTAAATTCCAGGTTTTGTTGATAAAGATGGAAATCTAAATTGGGAATGTGCCTGTCGAGGAAGTATGGTTGCCAGCAAGTGTGGTTTGGAATCACGGACATTTCTTCAGTGTATTCACAAAAATATGGACAAAAGTGACAAGTTTGAAATTTGTATAGATCCACTTATAGAAATGCAGAAGTGCATGAATAAACATCCAAAACAATATCCTAAACATGAAGATCAGAAAGATTCAGATGACACAAATACTTCATCATGaagaaaatatgataaaaaaaacatcactgtTGTGTTTTTAGAAGCAAGTGCTGAGAGGTGGTttgaattttgttatggagAAAAAAAGAGATTCAAGCTAAAAGTAATTTTCTTGTCGGTAAGGGCAGACAACTCCATATATGTGCAAGAATATCTAAGGTTCTAAGATGCAGAGAGCCAGAGACCAATATCACTATGTATTGTAGGTAAGTAGTAACACATTTATTGTATTCATGGAAAACAATAACTAAAATTAATAGTTGTTTACCTTGCTGGTTCTGTATAGTGTATCTTGGTGGTGGTGTGCTTGATTTGAAGAATTCTAAGACTTTTTGAGCATATTGTATGCATTTATAACAAGAAATTATGGATGTACCATTAAGAAACACTTTAAGTAAAAATCTCATCCTTATTTTGTTTGTCcacaataaaaatgtatatgacacttcaatgtattgtaaaaatatctgtatttctGGATCAACTCTGATTTTGAAGAGATGAAAAAATGCCTGAATGTACTTCAGTCTGggttaaatacaatatttttatactgtactgtagaTCAAGACCACACCATGGCAGAATCATTAATTAAGTAACGACAAGAAAATACCTGGTAATATCTTTTGCGGAAAAGTTATCTAAATAGGATAGAAAAAACTTCCAATAGCTTGATATAAAACACTAAATCATACCACATGATGTTCATAGCTGACATAGTTCAGGCAACCATTCAGAGttacaaaacaacaataacgaacataattatatttatttcctATCAACAAAAGCTGAAAAAGTGGTGTCATTTGATGATagacaaacaaataaaaaaattgtctATATCACAATTTCCAATTTTAAAGAAACAGTTTTATGTATTTGTCTTACCCTAGTTTTTGAATCCTTATTTTTTGTATTCtagtttataaaatatgaaaaaaatgtgataaagtAAAGTCAATGTATAGAATGGTGTAAGTTTATAATATAAGCATTGTATACGATGATTTTAGGTTAACAATATAAGCATTTTATACAATGATGGAAGTTAACGATGTAAGTgttgtatacaatgatgtaagtTTTCAATGTAAGTGTTGTATACAATGATGGAAGTTAACGATGTAAGCAATGTATACAATCGAATGATGTAAGCTAACAATATAAGcattgtatacaatgatgtaaaatAACAATGTAAGCATTGTATACAATGATGGAAGTTAACAATGTAAGcattgtatacaatgatgtaagtTAACAATATAAGCAATGTATACAACGATGTAAGTTAACAATGTAAGcattgtatacaatgatgtaagtTAACGATGTAAGCAATGTATACAATCGAATGATGTAAGCTAACAATATAAGCATTGTATACATTGATGTAAGTTAACAATGTAAGCATTGTATACAGTGATGTAAGTTAACAATGTAAGCAATGTATACAATCGAATGATGTAAGCTAACAATATAAGCATTGTATACATTGATGTAAGTTAAGAATGTAAGCATTGTATACAGTGATGTAAGTTAACAATGTAAGcattgtatacaatgatgtaagtTAACAATAAAAGcattgtatacaatgatgtaagtTAACAATGTAAGcattgtatacaatgatgtaagtTAACAATATAAGCATTGTATACAGTGATGTAAGTTAACAATGTAAGCAATGTATACAATCGAATGATGTAAGCTAACAATATAAGCATTGTATACATTGATGTAAGTTAAGAATGTAAGCATTGTATACAGTGATGTAAGTTAACGATGTAAGcattgtatacaatgatgtaagCATTGTATACAGTGATGTAAGTTAACGATGTAAGcattgtatacaatgatgtaagtTAACAATATAAGCATTATATACAATGATGTAAGTTAACGATGTAAGCATTGTGTACAATGATGTAAGTTAATAATGTAAGCATTGTATACAATGGTGTAAGTTAACAATGTAAGcattgtatacaatgatgtaagttaacaatgtaagtattgtatacaatgatgtaagtTAACGATATAAGCAATGTATACAACGATGTAAGTTAACGATGTAAGCAATGTATACAACGATGTAAGTTAACAATGTAAGTGTTGTATACAATGATGGAAGTTAACAATGTAAGTgttgtatacaatgatgtaagtTAACAATGTAAGcattgtatacaatgatgtaagtTTACAATGTAAGcattgtatacaatgatgtaagtTTACAATGTAAGCATTGTATACAGTGATGTAAGTTAACAATGTAAGcattgtatacaatgatgtaagtTTACAATGTAAGCATTGTATACAGTGATGTAAGTTAACAATGTAAGCATTGTATACAGTGATGTAAGTTTACAATGTAAGCATTGTATACAGTGATGTAAGTTAACAATGTAAGcattgtatacaatgatgtaagtTAACAATGTAAGcattgtatacaatgatgtaagtTAACGATGTAAGCATTGTGTACAATGATGTAAGTTTACAATGTAAGCATTGTATACAGTGATGTAAGTTAACGATGTAAGCATTGTATACAACGATGTAAGTTAACAATGTAAGTgttgtatacaatgatgtaagtTAACAATGTAAGcattgtatacaatgatgtaagtTTACAATGTAAGCATTGTATACAGTGATGTAAGTTAACGATGTAAGCATTGTGTACAATGATGTAAGTTAACAATGTAAGTATTGTATACAATGGTGTAAGTTAAGAATGTAAGCATTGTATACAATGGTGTAAGTTAACGATGTAAGTgttgtatacaatgatgtaagttaacaatgtaagtgttgtatacaatacaatgtaagtgttgtatacaatgatgtaagtTAACAATGTAAGCATTGTATACAATGGTGTAAGTTAACAATGTAAGCATTGTATACAGTGATGTAAGTTAGCAAGTACAGCTTGTCAATACAATATTTGGCATTATATTTTCCCACTTTGACTAAATCAGTCTGATTAATACATTTTGTTGTCATgcagtgttccagctaggtcgGGTT
This genomic stretch from Pecten maximus chromosome 13, xPecMax1.1, whole genome shotgun sequence harbors:
- the LOC117341027 gene encoding mitochondrial intermembrane space import and assembly protein 40-A-like isoform X2, producing MSFCQEDGKDKYVFLTSDEANEPSKLSVPEEIDRPENFVKGFVDKDGNLNWECACRGSMVASKCGLESRTFLQCIHKNMDKSDKFEICIDPLIEMQKCMNKHPKQYPKHEDQKDSDDTNTSS